In one Tripterygium wilfordii isolate XIE 37 chromosome 22, ASM1340144v1, whole genome shotgun sequence genomic region, the following are encoded:
- the LOC119991163 gene encoding RNA-binding protein EWS-like yields the protein MKTSMNPPSYHQFLTSPYSLPLAAPIPEPPPGFCVTLGLNSMRPGAKQLSMQVPNDWVALLIGKDGETIKTIQSRSGACMEIIPLCLPPGDTSTERTVYINGSDEQIEAAKELVDEVMSGKQITNTYGPSSYMQPAYPPTSNVASRGPSDSLTNPLAVSQTALQYYPGYGFYSQQVPAGSAPLNASCSYSQAPPAEGSGYYQGYSQPTYGLNVSSGTHDQPAAYAASFYGQTTLSTDGTVYSQSNQPSYPYAQGYSQPTANLQVGYYAPSSFVRPPPAQTEYDKTYSQTTYGGSQAVLSRGGRASA from the exons ATGAAAACCTCCATGAACCCACCATCATACCATCAATTTCTAACATCGCCTTACTCCTTGCCTCTCGCAGCTCCCATCCCCGAACCTCCCCCTG GGTTTTGTGTGACTCTGGGTTTGAATTCGATGCGACCTGGAGCTAAACAGTTATCAATGCAAGTTCCTAATGACTGG GTTGCTTTGCTCATTGGCAAGGATGGTGAGACTATAAAGACTATACAAAGCAGGTCAGGTGCCTGTATGGAG ATTATACCCCTATGCCTCCCTCCTGGTGACACATCAACAGAGAGAACAGTGTATATAAATGGTTCAGATGAGCAGATAGAGGCAGCTAAAGAATTGGTTGATGAAGTTATGAGTGGG AAACAAATCACTAATACATATGGACCTAGCAGCTACATGCAACCTGCATACCCCCCTACCAGTAATGTGGCCTCACGAGGACCAAGTGATAGCCTAACAAACCCATTGGCTGTCTCTCAAACAGCTCTGCAATACTACCCTGGATATGGTTTCTATAGCCAACAGGTTCCTGCAGGGTCGGCTCCACTCAATGCCAGCTGTAGTTACAGTCAGGCACCACCAGCTGAGGGCAGTGGTTATTATCAGGGCTACAGCCAGCCGACTTATGGGCTAAATGTCTCCAGTGGGACTCATGATCAGCCGGCAGCATATGCAGCTTCGTTTTATGGACAAACTACTTTGTCGACTGATGGAACAGTTTACTCGCAGTCTAATCAACCATCATATCCATATGCACAGGGTTACAGTCAACCAACAGCTAATCTTCAGGTTGGATATTACGCTCCTTCCAGCTTCGTGCGTCCTCCACCTGCTCAAACAGAATATGATAAAACTTACTCCCAAACAACTTATGGAGGATCACAGGCAGTGTTGTCACGAGGCGGCCGGGCGAGCGCCTAG